GTGGATGGGTTAAAGCTTGAGGTAAGAGAAATAGAAGGAGAATGAAATGGCATTTATGGGATTTTTGATCATTATTTTGTTTTTTTATTGGTGTCCATGTTACGAGTACTTAGAGAGTATGAGCGAGGGGTTGTCTTCATGCTGGGGCGTTTTTGGCGAGTGAAAGGGCCAGGGCTTGTCATCATCATTCCTGTGCTGCAACAAATTGTTCGGGTTGATTTACGCACGGTCGTCATGGATGTTCCCAGTCAAGATGTTATTTCTCGCGATAACGTTTCTGTACGGGTAAATGCAGTGGTGTATTTTCGTGTAATGGAGCCACAAAAGGCGATTATTCAGGTAGAAAATTATTTTGAAGCGACCAGTCAATTGGCACAAACGACATTGCGGTCTGTACTTGGCCAGCATGAACTTGATGAAATGTTGGCAGAACGCGAGCGGTTAAATAGCGACGTGCAAAAAATACTGGATGCCCAGACAGATGGTTGGGGGATTAAAGTATCCAACGTAGAAATCAAACACGTTGATCTTGATGAAAGTATGATTCGTGCAATTGCCAAACAGGCAGAAGCAGAGCGGGATAGACGGGCAAAAGTGATTCATGCAGAAGGTGAACTGCAAGCGTCTGAAAAACTTTCGCAAGCGGCCGAAGTCTTGGCAAGAGTACCGCAAGCTATGCAGTTACGCTATTTACAAACACTTTCTGGACTTGCGGGAGGTGGGAATGCATCGACAATTATTTTTCCTATGCCAATGGAATTGGGAGAAATTTTAAAAAATTTTAATAAAAAAGAGTAGCGTCTGATGCATGTCATGCCCGCGCAGGCGGGGCAACCATTCCTGGGTTGGCATGGTAACTCTGATATACCAAAGGCAATGGAGATAAATTTGATTGAGCAAAACAATCCTCAGTGGCTTGACTTGAGTATTGGATTATTTTGGTGGATGGTTGCCCGCCTCAGCAGCATAACAGAATTTTTGGTCATGTATGAAGGCCTGCGGTACAAAGTGCTTTCTTTCCCGAGGAAGATATGATAGAAGGAGGTTATCTTTGCGTTAGGTAATTAGAGGTATTTATGTCAATCAAATCCGATCGCTGGATAGAAATGATGGCGATGGAACATGGGATGATTTCTCCATTTCAGCCAGGCCAAGTTCGTAAAAATGAAACGGGCCGCATTATTTCTTATGGCGTTTCCAGTTATGGGTATGATGTGCGCTGTTCCAATGAGTTTAAGATTTTTACCAATATTAATTCAGCCATTGTTGACCCCAAAGCATTTGATGAAAACAGTTTTGTTGATGTGCAAGCGGATGTTTGCATTATTCCGCCAAATTCATTTGCATTGGCACGAACCGTGGAATATTTTCGCATACCGCGCAATATCCTGACGGTTTGTTTGGGAAAATCAACGTATGCTCGTTGTGGGATTATTGTGAATGTAACTCCCTTGGAACCAGAATGGGAAGGTCATGTTACCTTGGAATTTTCCAATACAACACCGCTTCCAGCGAAAATTTATGCGCATGAAGGCGTTGCGCAAATGCTATTTTTGGAAGCAAGTGAGGTATGTGCTGTATCCTATCGTGATCGGAATGGTAAATATCAAGGACAAACCGGCGTAACTTTACCGCGCACTTAAGGTTTTATTCATCACTGATGGGTCGACGATGTCGTGAAGCATCAACTCGCTCTCGTAATTCCTTACCTGGCTTAAAGTGAGGACTGTATTTTGCTTCAGTGACTACCTTTTCTCCTGTTTTTGGATTATGTGCATTGCGCGGAGGGCGGTAATGCAGTGAAAAACTGCCAAATCCGCGGATCTCAATGCGTTTACCTTGAATCAGTGCTTCACTCATTAACTGAAGAAGGTAGTTAACGCTGTTTGTGACTTGCTTTTCGGGCAGATGCGTCGTTTTTGCAGCAAGATTTGCAATGAGTTCAGATT
This genomic interval from Legionella oakridgensis ATCC 33761 = DSM 21215 contains the following:
- a CDS encoding slipin family protein translates to MLRVLREYERGVVFMLGRFWRVKGPGLVIIIPVLQQIVRVDLRTVVMDVPSQDVISRDNVSVRVNAVVYFRVMEPQKAIIQVENYFEATSQLAQTTLRSVLGQHELDEMLAERERLNSDVQKILDAQTDGWGIKVSNVEIKHVDLDESMIRAIAKQAEAERDRRAKVIHAEGELQASEKLSQAAEVLARVPQAMQLRYLQTLSGLAGGGNASTIIFPMPMELGEILKNFNKKE
- the dcd gene encoding dCTP deaminase — protein: MSIKSDRWIEMMAMEHGMISPFQPGQVRKNETGRIISYGVSSYGYDVRCSNEFKIFTNINSAIVDPKAFDENSFVDVQADVCIIPPNSFALARTVEYFRIPRNILTVCLGKSTYARCGIIVNVTPLEPEWEGHVTLEFSNTTPLPAKIYAHEGVAQMLFLEASEVCAVSYRDRNGKYQGQTGVTLPRT
- a CDS encoding integration host factor subunit beta; amino-acid sequence: MIKSELIANLAAKTTHLPEKQVTNSVNYLLQLMSEALIQGKRIEIRGFGSFSLHYRPPRNAHNPKTGEKVVTEAKYSPHFKPGKELRERVDASRHRRPISDE